In Trichlorobacter lovleyi, the DNA window CGGTGATGTAGCTCAGGTGGAATTTGGAGAAATGACGCGTTATGGTGCTGTCACTCAAAACGGAAAAGGCGAGGCCGTTGAAGGGCTGGTCATAGGGTTAAAGGGGGTAAATGCCGGCAAACTGATTGCTAGCGTTAAGACTAAACTTGCTGAGATACAAACAACGCTGCCCAAAGGAGTGACCATTTCACCGTTTTATGATCGAGCTCAGCTTGTGGATCGCGCCGTTGGTACCGTAAGCAAGGCCCTGCTTGAGGCTGCAGTACTGGTGCTGATCTTACTGCTGCTCTTTTTGGGAAATTGGCGTGCTGCCGTTGTGGTGGCCCTGATATTACCGTTATCCGTTCTTGCTACCTTTGTATTAATGCGCCAGTTTGGGCTTTCGGCTAATTTGATGAGCCTTGGCGGACTGGCTATTGCCATCGGTCTGCTGGTTGACGCCGCCGTTGTCGTGGTAGAAAACGTAGTTGATCATCTTGGGCACCATACCGCTGCTGAGGGCGGCAATGAGAAAACGATGCGCAAGGTGCTCAGGGCCGTTCAGGAGGTATCCAGTCCGGTAACATCAGGCATTATCATCATCGCCATTGTATTTCTGCCGCTTCTTTCCTTGCAGGGGCTTGAAGGCAAACTCTTCAAGCCGGTGGCATTGACCATTGTCTTTGCGCTGGCGGCATCACTCCTGCTGTCTCTTACTGTTATTCCGGTGCTTGCAGCCATGCTGCTGAAACAGGCATCGCACAGCGAGACCTGGCTGATACGCAAGGCTCAGGCCGTGTACACACCTCTTCTCAATCGGGCGCTGGAGCGTCCCTGGCCTGTCTACGCCACGGCGGGGCTGCTTATGGTGGCTGCAGTTGCTATATTCCCGTTTATCGGGAAGACCTTTATGCCCACCATGGATGAAGGAGATATACTGGTGCAGCTTGAAAAGCTGCCATCAATCAGCCTTGAAGCGGCAACTGCACAAGACCTGCGGGTTCAGCAGGCTCTGATTAAAAACATTCCTGAAATCAAACGGATCGTTGCCCGTGCAGGTGCAGACGACCTTGGGCTTGATCCGATGGGGTTGAATGACACTGACTCATTTCTAGTACTCAAGCCGATGAAGGAGTGGCGAAAACGTGATAAACAGTGGCTAATTGGTAAGATTCGTACTGTCGTTGAGGGATTTCCCGGTATAGCCTATAACTTCACCCAGCCAATCGATATGCGAGTCTCCGAGATGCTTACCGGTTCACGTGGTGATGTTGCTATCAAGATCTTTGGCCCTGACTTGCCTACCCTGAACCGCCTGGCATCAGAAATTTTTGCGGTTATTGAAAAGGTCCCCGGCGCCTCCGACGTTTATACTCAGCAGAATTCAGGAGTACAGTACCTACAGGCTGAAATTGATCGTGACGCCATTACCCGTTTTGGTCTGAGTGCTGATAATATCGCGATGCTTTTGAGGACACAGCTTGAAGGCGATGTCATCGGAACGATTCAATATGAGGGGAGACGCGTACCGTTGCAATTGCGCGGACCTGTTGAGTTGCGGAATTCCCCCGACGCTCTGCAGCGAATCCGGCTTGTTTTGCCGGACGGACGCGAGATCAGCCTTGACCAGGTGGCCCACCTTACCCGGACCAACGGGCCGGTGGCGGTAAAGCGGGAAAATGCTGCCCGTTTTACTGTTGTCCAAAGTAATGTTGCCGGACGGGACCTGGTCAGCTTTGTAGGCGATGCTAAACTGGCAGTAGCCTCAAAGGTGAAGCTGCCATCCGGCTACAGCCTGACCTGGGGAGGCCAGTTTGAAAACCAGCAACGGGCCGCCAGGAGATTGATGATCGTTGTGCCGATTGCGTTGATGTTGATCGGAGGGCTTTTGCACGTGACTTTTGGAGATGCACGGCAAGCACTGCTGGTCATGATGAATGTTCCCCTTGCACTGATTGGCGGTATTTTTGCACTTGCGGTCTCTGGTGAATACATGTCGGTGCCGGCATCAGTTGGATTTATTGCCTTGCTTGGGATTGCGGTCTTGAATGGTGTTGTGTTGGTTAGCTATTTCAACCAGCTCCGTGATAACGGAGTAAAGGGTAACGATATCGTACGAGACGGTGCTCTGCGCCGTTTACGGCCTGTGCTTATGACCGCGAGCATTGCAGCCTTTGGCTTGGTTCCTCTGCTTTTTGCCACAGGACCGGGATCCGAAATTCAGCGTCCGCTAGCCATTGTTGTCATCGGTGGTCTGGTCAGTGCTACCTTGCTGACCCTCGTCATGCTACCGCTCTTATACCGTCAATTCATTCTCAAAGGAGATCCAGAATGGATGTCGTCAGACTGATCCTGCTTGTTGTTGCTGCGTTATCATTGGTAACAACGGCACAGGCAGATTACCTGCCTGCCGCAGCAGCGGCAGAGGCAGCACTATTGTCCTCGGCCCCGGTGGTCCAGGCGCGTGGTGAATTGGAAGCGCAGATTTTGAACAGCCAGAGTTTGCAGGGTGGGCGTGAAGAATGGGTGCTGGCGGCAGAGGCAGCTTATCGGCGTCTTCAATTGCCACCGCAAGAGAACCATACTGAAGGAAGCGTAAGTTTGTCACGCCCCTTGCGTCTCCCCTCAAGAGCACGGGCAGACCATAAACTGGCCAAGTCTCTTGTTGATCATAGTAAGGCACAATTAGGTGAGGTGTTGCACGAAAGCGGCAGACGATTGCTCACCCTATGGTTTGAATGGCTGGGTAAATACAGCCAGTCACAGCTCTGGCAAGCTCAGATTAAGTTGGGCGAGCAGCAACTTGAAACCGTCAAGACCCGCATAAAAGTAGGAGAGGCTCCCCGATCAGAACAGGTTAGCGCTGAAGCGGCTTTTGCGCAGATCCGCCTGCAGCAGCAGGTAACAGTCATGCAGGAACTGCAGGCGCGGAGGCAGCTGGGGGCAGAATTCCCTGGGCTGCAAATAGCTGCAGATGAGTTTTTGCCTCTTCCGGCAGACCCGGAGGGAACAGCAGAAAATTATGTAACCTTGGCCTTGGCGCATAACCACGAACTGATGCGTGCGCGTTATAAGGCCGATATGCTGCAGGTAGAGGCGGATCAGTTTGCTACGCGAGACAGTATTGACCCGAGTGTGGGAGCCTTCTACAAAAATGAAGGGAATGGCAGTGAGCATGTGTTTGGGCTGAACCTGGTGCTCACGCTGCCTGGATCTGCACGACGTTCCGATCAGCAAGCCGCATTACGTCTTGCCTCCGCCGCACAAAAGTCAAAATATCTCCTGGAACAGCGACTGCGCAGTGAAGCACTCTCACTTTTTGAGGCAGCAACAGCACAGACTGACAACTGGAGGCAGGCGGAACAGGCTGCCCAGGCACTGGCTGAAGCAGCCCGGTTGTCAGAACGGGCCTACAGTTTGGGCGAGGGAAGCCTTGATCAGGTTTTGCTTAATCGAAGGCTTGCAATTGAAGGGCAGCTGACGGCACTCCAGGCCCGGATCAGCGCCTTGGCAACACTCGCACGTCTTAAGCTTGATGCACATCAGTTGTGGTCACTACATCAGGAGATCGAATATCATTAGCAGATTTACCAGCAATCCTTAAAAAGCCCTGCCGTCTTACTGACGGCAGGGCTTTTTACACACATCTCAACGGGTTTATTCAGCTACTCGGCGTGATAGTATCGAACAGATTTGTTTCTGTTTTAAGTTGTCATATATCATTGGTATTCTTGTCTCAAAGCATGTAGGCTTTCACACTGCAGAAAGCAATGGTCATAAAAATATAGTGTTTCTAGAGTACAGGTAACAGCATACTGAGAGGGTCTCAACCCACAACGGGTACATGGGTAATCGCCGGTTTTCATGTCTGTGCCTTTTTAGCTGGTACAGGCTCATGCGGCTCAGCGTAACAGGTGGAGCGGAGATCCGGAACGATTATGCAAGAAATCAATGGTTGCAGTTGATGAACTGGCAGATCCAGCAAATACTGCGGCGCAGGCGCGGGGCAGAGACAGGGGCGATCCCGGCAGGGCGGGGTGGTGCGTTCTCGGTCTGCCTAGTCTACCCCAATCACTATGCCGTAGCCATGAGCAGTCTGGGTTTCCAAACTGTCTACAAGCTGTTCAATGATCAGCCGGATCTGGTCTGCGAGCGTGCTTTTCTGCCGGACCGGGATGAGCTGGACGCCTATCTGAAATCGGGGGATACGCTGGTGTCGCTGGAGAACGAGCGTCCGCTGTCCGACTTTGATCTGGTGGCCTTTTCAATCTCGTTTGAGCCTGACTTTGTCAACATTCCCCGCATCCTTAAGCTGGCACGCATACCTGCGTGTGCCGTAGACCGCACTGCTGGCGACCCGTTGGTGATTGCCGGTGGTGCCGCTTTTCTGATCAATCCTGAACCTGCGGCCGAGTTTTTTGACTTGATTACCTTTGGTGAGGGAGAGGCGCTGATTCCTCCCCTGGCTGCGCTGTTTGTGCGGCATGGCGCTGCACGAGAGCTGCTGCTGCAAGAGCTTGGCAGACTGCCGGGCAGTTATCTCCCTGCTGCCGGGGATGGTGCAGTGCCTCACCGGGTTATCGCTCCTGCTGCAGCCCCACCGGCCTGCTCGGTGTTGCTGACCGATGAAACCGAGTTCGGGAACATGTTTCTGGTTGAGGTCAGTCGGGGCTGTCCGCGCGGTTGCCGATTCTGTGCTGCTGGTTTTGTGTATCAGCCGTTTCGTCAGCAACCGCTGGAACTGCTCAAGGCAGCGGTGCTGAATGGCCTGCAGCACCGCAGGACGATCGGCCTGGTTGGTGCGGCCGTCTCTGATCACCGCAGTATTGAAGCGCTTTGTGATT includes these proteins:
- a CDS encoding efflux RND transporter permease subunit → MLKALHTLTEFALDRSWLILVLTLFFVLGLGIYAFREIPIDAFPDVSTTQVKLILKAPGMTPEEVETRITQPVETELLGIPKQTILRSLSKNALVDITVDFEEGTDIYWARQQVAERFSNVKGDLPASVSGGLAPISTPLSELFMFTIEGPLSLAEKRSLLDWTVRPQLRSLPGVADVNALGGRVVTFSVTPKPAALTARGVTLEELRTALENNTRNDGAGRVNEGEETWVVRINGGVSTLAGLRSIGVKSVGSTVVTVGDVAQVEFGEMTRYGAVTQNGKGEAVEGLVIGLKGVNAGKLIASVKTKLAEIQTTLPKGVTISPFYDRAQLVDRAVGTVSKALLEAAVLVLILLLLFLGNWRAAVVVALILPLSVLATFVLMRQFGLSANLMSLGGLAIAIGLLVDAAVVVVENVVDHLGHHTAAEGGNEKTMRKVLRAVQEVSSPVTSGIIIIAIVFLPLLSLQGLEGKLFKPVALTIVFALAASLLLSLTVIPVLAAMLLKQASHSETWLIRKAQAVYTPLLNRALERPWPVYATAGLLMVAAVAIFPFIGKTFMPTMDEGDILVQLEKLPSISLEAATAQDLRVQQALIKNIPEIKRIVARAGADDLGLDPMGLNDTDSFLVLKPMKEWRKRDKQWLIGKIRTVVEGFPGIAYNFTQPIDMRVSEMLTGSRGDVAIKIFGPDLPTLNRLASEIFAVIEKVPGASDVYTQQNSGVQYLQAEIDRDAITRFGLSADNIAMLLRTQLEGDVIGTIQYEGRRVPLQLRGPVELRNSPDALQRIRLVLPDGREISLDQVAHLTRTNGPVAVKRENAARFTVVQSNVAGRDLVSFVGDAKLAVASKVKLPSGYSLTWGGQFENQQRAARRLMIVVPIALMLIGGLLHVTFGDARQALLVMMNVPLALIGGIFALAVSGEYMSVPASVGFIALLGIAVLNGVVLVSYFNQLRDNGVKGNDIVRDGALRRLRPVLMTASIAAFGLVPLLFATGPGSEIQRPLAIVVIGGLVSATLLTLVMLPLLYRQFILKGDPEWMSSD
- a CDS encoding TolC family protein is translated as MEAQILNSQSLQGGREEWVLAAEAAYRRLQLPPQENHTEGSVSLSRPLRLPSRARADHKLAKSLVDHSKAQLGEVLHESGRRLLTLWFEWLGKYSQSQLWQAQIKLGEQQLETVKTRIKVGEAPRSEQVSAEAAFAQIRLQQQVTVMQELQARRQLGAEFPGLQIAADEFLPLPADPEGTAENYVTLALAHNHELMRARYKADMLQVEADQFATRDSIDPSVGAFYKNEGNGSEHVFGLNLVLTLPGSARRSDQQAALRLASAAQKSKYLLEQRLRSEALSLFEAATAQTDNWRQAEQAAQALAEAARLSERAYSLGEGSLDQVLLNRRLAIEGQLTALQARISALATLARLKLDAHQLWSLHQEIEYH
- a CDS encoding radical SAM protein, coding for MNWQIQQILRRRRGAETGAIPAGRGGAFSVCLVYPNHYAVAMSSLGFQTVYKLFNDQPDLVCERAFLPDRDELDAYLKSGDTLVSLENERPLSDFDLVAFSISFEPDFVNIPRILKLARIPACAVDRTAGDPLVIAGGAAFLINPEPAAEFFDLITFGEGEALIPPLAALFVRHGAARELLLQELGRLPGSYLPAAGDGAVPHRVIAPAAAPPACSVLLTDETEFGNMFLVEVSRGCPRGCRFCAAGFVYQPFRQQPLELLKAAVLNGLQHRRTIGLVGAAVSDHRSIEALCDFIVEQGGSPSLSSLRVDRLTPHMLELLAKSGHRTISLAPEGGSQRMRDMIRKNLTADQILEAAEAVARAGILNLRLYFIIGLPGENDQDLEELVNLTAAIKDRVVEQARLHKRLGEITLSVNPFIPKPFTPLQWAGMCPLEELKRKVTWLEKRIRPLANVRLKVEDLHGCVLQALLSRGGRELTPLLLQMAEGLNLRKAAKLCRIDVEACVTRTLALDDELVWEVAPVADRERLVSEYQAAMERLEEEL